In Acidicapsa ligni, a single window of DNA contains:
- a CDS encoding sugar phosphate isomerase/epimerase family protein: MKLGVFTPLLSKLPLEEVLAKLQTLDIHTVELGTGNYPGNAHCKLSMLEDASALQGFKTRLADQGTSISALSCHGNPLHPDPAQARLAQDVNRKTILLAEKLGVTEVVDFSGCPGDSPNAKAPNWVTCPWPPEYLDVLAWQWEQVVTPYWIERAKFAADHGVRIAIEMHPGFVVYNPETMLRLREIAGPSIGCNYDPSHMFWQGIDPIAAIRVLGDAIFHVHAKDTQLYSANLPRTGVLDTKPYTDERNRGWIFRTCGYGHGAEWWKEFVSTLRMFGYDNVLSIEHEDSLLSPEEGLTRAAEFLNGIILKEKPSAAWWV, translated from the coding sequence ATGAAACTGGGAGTGTTTACCCCCTTACTGTCCAAGCTTCCGTTGGAAGAAGTGCTGGCGAAGCTGCAAACCCTGGATATTCACACCGTGGAATTAGGTACGGGAAACTATCCGGGCAATGCGCACTGCAAGTTGTCGATGCTCGAAGATGCGTCGGCTTTGCAGGGGTTCAAGACCAGGCTGGCTGATCAGGGTACGAGCATCAGTGCTCTGAGCTGTCATGGCAATCCGCTGCACCCTGACCCTGCACAGGCAAGGCTGGCGCAGGACGTCAATCGCAAAACAATTCTGCTGGCGGAGAAGCTTGGAGTAACAGAGGTCGTTGATTTTTCGGGATGTCCGGGAGATTCGCCCAACGCCAAAGCGCCTAACTGGGTAACTTGTCCGTGGCCGCCGGAGTATCTGGATGTGCTGGCCTGGCAGTGGGAGCAGGTGGTTACTCCCTACTGGATTGAGCGCGCAAAGTTTGCCGCGGATCATGGCGTACGCATCGCTATCGAGATGCATCCGGGCTTCGTGGTCTACAACCCTGAAACGATGTTGCGGCTCCGCGAAATCGCCGGTCCATCCATCGGATGCAACTACGATCCAAGTCACATGTTCTGGCAAGGCATCGATCCAATTGCCGCGATTCGCGTGCTAGGCGATGCGATCTTCCATGTTCACGCGAAGGACACGCAGCTCTACTCAGCCAACCTGCCGCGCACCGGTGTACTCGACACCAAGCCGTATACGGATGAGCGCAATCGAGGCTGGATCTTCCGCACATGCGGTTATGGGCATGGCGCCGAGTGGTGGAAGGAATTTGTTTCTACGCTGCGCATGTTCGGTTATGACAACGTTCTCTCGATTGAGCATGAGGACAGTCTGCTCTCGCCGGAAGAGGGTCTCACGCGAGCGGCGGAGTTCCTCAACGGAATCATCCTGAAAGAAAAGCCTTCAGCCGCGTGGTGGGTCTAG
- a CDS encoding Gfo/Idh/MocA family protein, whose translation MKRIGMGLIGPGFVAAHHIDAVRRLGDVDVVAIAGSSQESAERKARELKIDRAYGDFHALIADPDIQVIHNTTPNYLHLPVTLAALAAGKHVISDKPLALNPQEGRILRDAAVAAKVAHVVTFNYRGNPLVQQARAMIAKGQNGDVSFVHGHYLQDWMTDPNVYSWRSDPAKGGATSALGDIGSHWCDLAEHISGLKIVSVLADLTTVIPERYSTGASGEAFSAKRTGDKVPVTVQSEDLGSVLLHFDGGAKGCFSVGQVLPGHKNDLVLEVNGKLSSLKWKQEQQNELWIGHYDQANSLLAKDPSLVLPEAQRYTHLPGGHQESWADAFCNLMRDAYEWIHAGGAPEARPSMLPTFEDGYRSTCLVDAMLRSHVAGNVWQRVEFFPEAN comes from the coding sequence ATGAAGCGAATTGGCATGGGACTCATTGGTCCCGGTTTTGTTGCAGCACATCACATTGATGCCGTCCGGCGATTGGGCGACGTGGACGTCGTCGCCATCGCCGGATCTTCACAGGAATCTGCCGAGCGCAAGGCTCGCGAACTGAAGATCGATCGAGCTTATGGGGATTTCCATGCCCTGATCGCTGATCCGGATATTCAGGTCATCCACAATACAACGCCGAATTATCTGCATCTGCCGGTTACACTTGCGGCGTTGGCAGCGGGCAAACATGTAATTTCGGACAAACCTCTGGCGCTGAATCCGCAGGAGGGGCGCATACTTCGCGATGCTGCGGTGGCAGCAAAGGTGGCGCATGTGGTCACGTTCAACTATCGCGGAAATCCTCTGGTGCAGCAGGCACGCGCGATGATTGCCAAAGGCCAGAACGGCGATGTCAGCTTCGTTCACGGCCACTATCTTCAGGACTGGATGACCGATCCGAACGTCTACTCGTGGCGCTCCGATCCGGCCAAGGGTGGCGCGACTTCTGCCCTTGGGGATATCGGCTCGCACTGGTGCGATCTAGCGGAGCATATCTCGGGATTGAAGATTGTTTCAGTGCTTGCGGACCTGACCACGGTCATTCCTGAGCGCTACTCTACGGGTGCTTCGGGTGAGGCATTCTCGGCAAAGCGAACCGGCGATAAAGTACCGGTTACCGTGCAGTCGGAGGATCTTGGCAGCGTACTGCTGCATTTTGATGGCGGGGCCAAAGGATGCTTTTCTGTAGGGCAGGTTTTGCCAGGTCATAAGAACGATCTGGTGCTTGAGGTGAACGGTAAGCTGAGTTCGCTCAAGTGGAAGCAGGAGCAGCAGAATGAACTCTGGATCGGCCACTATGACCAGGCGAATTCCCTGCTGGCAAAAGACCCCTCGCTCGTTCTGCCGGAAGCGCAGCGCTATACGCACTTGCCGGGTGGACATCAGGAATCGTGGGCCGATGCTTTCTGCAATCTCATGCGCGATGCATACGAATGGATTCACGCAGGCGGTGCTCCAGAGGCCAGGCCGTCGATGTTGCCGACTTTTGAGGACGGCTATCGTTCGACCTGCCTGGTCGATGCAATGCTAAGAAGTCATGTTGCCGGGAACGTGTGGCAGCGGGTAGAGTTCTTTCCTGAGGCAAATTAG
- a CDS encoding ThuA domain-containing protein yields the protein MRLFRNSLSLVVCVTALSVAMLSDCAWGQSAEVAPLPPQPHAKQIHLKHVLVIGQTKGFEHDSISSAMAAVFNMGKESGLWDTEMRTDTELLTKKDLKNNAKNLNYFDLIVFTSTTGELDMDASQKADMLSFIKEDGKGFVGIHAALDTNYTWPEYGEMIGGWFDQHPWMTFNAPILTEDSDFPATRHFPKSFVKYDEIYQPKTWSRDKVNVLLSLDPSRLDYSNNPRIHRADHDFPVAWSKMYGKGRVFYSTLGHTEESWDDPDVRKMYFEAIRWALWMTDGSTASHGRLPSSAQAH from the coding sequence TTGCGCCTCTTCCGAAACTCTCTTTCTCTCGTTGTTTGCGTAACAGCCTTGTCTGTAGCCATGCTGAGCGATTGCGCTTGGGGCCAATCTGCGGAAGTTGCGCCGTTGCCGCCTCAACCGCACGCCAAGCAGATTCATCTCAAGCATGTCCTGGTCATCGGCCAGACAAAAGGTTTCGAGCATGACTCGATTTCGTCTGCAATGGCGGCCGTATTCAACATGGGCAAAGAGTCCGGCCTGTGGGATACCGAGATGCGCACCGACACAGAGCTGCTCACCAAAAAAGATCTGAAGAATAACGCCAAAAATCTGAACTACTTTGACCTGATCGTTTTCACCAGCACAACAGGCGAGCTGGACATGGACGCAAGTCAGAAGGCAGACATGCTTTCGTTCATCAAGGAAGATGGCAAAGGCTTTGTCGGTATTCATGCCGCGCTCGATACCAACTACACATGGCCGGAGTACGGGGAGATGATCGGCGGCTGGTTTGACCAGCATCCCTGGATGACGTTCAACGCACCAATTCTCACAGAAGATTCGGATTTCCCTGCGACGCGCCACTTCCCTAAGTCCTTTGTGAAGTACGACGAAATCTATCAGCCCAAGACATGGTCGCGGGATAAGGTCAATGTCCTGCTGAGCCTTGACCCTTCCCGGCTGGACTACTCCAACAATCCACGCATTCACCGCGCCGACCATGATTTTCCTGTCGCATGGAGCAAGATGTACGGCAAAGGACGCGTTTTCTACTCCACTCTGGGCCATACCGAAGAGTCGTGGGACGATCCTGACGTTCGCAAGATGTACTTTGAAGCCATCCGCTGGGCACTCTGGATGACCGACGGAAGCACGGCGTCACATGGGCGTCTGCCTTCTTCTGCCCAGGCTCACTAA
- a CDS encoding MarC family protein — protein MLLVLVTLFPIVDPLGGSPFFLALPREYSPEARKALSWRIAVNSFSLLVATYFIGTYVLAFFGISLPVVQVGGGLIVIATGWSLLKPRDDEKQGVEKTVQPQDAIRRAFYPLTLPLTVGPGSISAALTLGANAALHHAYHPLTILAALIGLALIAVSILLCYGFADRLARILGPTGMTVITQLSSFLLVCIGVQITWNGAKALIESVTLHIR, from the coding sequence ATGCTTCTGGTTCTCGTGACGCTCTTCCCTATAGTGGACCCTCTCGGAGGCAGCCCTTTTTTCCTGGCACTGCCCCGGGAATATTCACCGGAAGCTCGAAAAGCATTGTCCTGGCGCATTGCAGTCAACAGCTTTTCGCTGCTGGTAGCGACGTATTTTATTGGGACTTACGTGCTCGCCTTTTTCGGGATTTCGCTGCCGGTAGTCCAGGTCGGTGGAGGTCTGATCGTTATTGCGACAGGATGGTCGCTGCTGAAACCGCGAGACGATGAAAAGCAGGGTGTGGAGAAAACCGTCCAGCCGCAGGATGCAATCCGCCGAGCATTTTATCCGTTGACATTGCCATTAACCGTAGGCCCTGGATCTATCTCGGCGGCGCTCACGCTGGGCGCGAACGCGGCTCTCCATCACGCGTACCATCCTTTGACGATCCTGGCGGCACTGATTGGATTGGCGCTGATCGCGGTCAGCATTTTGCTCTGCTATGGATTTGCCGATCGCCTGGCACGAATCCTCGGGCCGACCGGGATGACTGTAATCACCCAGTTGTCGTCCTTTCTACTGGTTTGTATCGGCGTGCAGATCACCTGGAACGGGGCTAAAGCGTTGATAGAGTCGGTGACGCTGCATATTCGATGA
- a CDS encoding DUF6786 family protein gives MKFSAPRITIALVAIFMLTTSAIGHAQSAQAKTFKSAVDLVNQHSSLVVLADSSSGASIAVWPAMQGRVLTSSADGPNGHNFGWIKEDLVVSGKLDPHMNTIGGEDRIWLGPEGGQFSIFFAQGTPFDLAHWYTPPAFDSQSFDVVGKTSKSVSFRKTLELTNYSGTKFHVQIDRTIDLLTSAQVWEHVHLAPVAGVKVVGFQSNNKLTNLAPQAFSKSTGLLSLWVLGQFRSSPHAEIILPIRSGPVDKLGTPVTTDYFGAVPADRIHIGDNAVFLKADANYRSKMGLSQARSKGVLGSYDPDNHVLTVVQFSQPSTPADYVNAAWKIQEHPFKGDAANCYNDGPPAPGKPQFGQLYELESSSPAVALASHGTSHDSVEHVQRTMHFVGTAQQLDAIAKAALGVSLKDIPISKD, from the coding sequence ATGAAATTTTCCGCTCCGCGAATCACAATCGCCCTGGTTGCCATTTTCATGTTGACCACTTCCGCCATTGGCCATGCTCAATCTGCCCAGGCTAAAACCTTCAAGAGCGCGGTAGATCTCGTCAATCAGCATAGTTCCCTGGTTGTTCTGGCGGATTCGTCCTCCGGTGCATCCATCGCGGTTTGGCCTGCGATGCAGGGCCGAGTGTTGACCAGCTCTGCGGATGGTCCGAACGGCCACAACTTCGGCTGGATCAAGGAAGACCTCGTCGTCTCCGGAAAGCTCGATCCGCACATGAACACGATTGGCGGCGAAGACCGCATCTGGCTTGGCCCCGAAGGCGGCCAGTTTTCCATCTTCTTCGCCCAGGGAACGCCTTTCGATCTGGCGCACTGGTATACGCCGCCTGCATTCGATTCACAGTCCTTTGACGTTGTGGGCAAGACCAGCAAGTCTGTCAGCTTCCGCAAAACGCTTGAACTAACCAACTACTCCGGCACGAAATTTCATGTCCAGATTGATCGCACGATTGATTTGCTCACATCGGCCCAGGTGTGGGAGCACGTGCATCTGGCGCCAGTAGCTGGCGTAAAGGTTGTCGGCTTCCAATCGAATAACAAACTGACCAATCTCGCACCGCAAGCGTTCAGCAAATCGACAGGTCTGCTGTCGCTCTGGGTATTGGGGCAGTTCCGCTCATCGCCTCATGCCGAGATCATTCTGCCCATTCGCAGCGGACCGGTCGACAAGCTAGGAACCCCGGTAACGACGGATTACTTCGGAGCTGTGCCTGCAGACCGAATTCACATTGGAGACAATGCTGTTTTTCTGAAGGCCGACGCTAACTACCGCAGCAAGATGGGACTTAGTCAGGCGCGTTCCAAGGGCGTTCTCGGCAGCTATGATCCAGACAATCACGTGCTTACGGTCGTTCAGTTCAGCCAGCCATCAACGCCAGCGGATTACGTGAATGCCGCGTGGAAAATTCAGGAACATCCATTCAAAGGCGATGCGGCAAATTGCTATAACGATGGGCCGCCCGCTCCAGGCAAGCCTCAGTTCGGCCAGCTTTATGAACTGGAATCGTCCTCGCCTGCGGTGGCACTTGCCTCTCACGGGACATCGCATGACTCAGTCGAGCACGTGCAACGCACCATGCATTTTGTAGGAACCGCACAACAGCTAGATGCAATCGCCAAAGCTGCGCTTGGTGTATCGCTCAAGGACATTCCAATCAGCAAAGACTAG
- the rhaT gene encoding L-rhamnose/proton symporter RhaT, with translation MVPNPILGVLLHWLGGLAAGSFYVPFRKVKGWSWETYWLVAGVMSWIIAPVLLAGLLTKDLFAVLHEAPGATIWWAYFFGALWGLGGLTFGLAMRYLGLSLGMAVALGYTAVFGTLIPPIFRGQFHALLEQRSGIVILIGIGICMLGILFAGAAGVSKDRELSPEQQKADVPEFNLKLGLAVATFAGIMSACFAFGLAAGDPIKLLTLQHGTSIMWQGLPVLIVVLAGGFTTNCIWCAALSLRNRTYGEYLQVPVGRTQTASIFKNYLFSAIAGFTWYLQFFFYTMGETQMGKKYGFSSWTLHMASIIIFSTLWGIALHEWRGVGRRTKVLVFLTLLVLVSSTAVVGYGNLLSTR, from the coding sequence TTGGTCCCGAATCCGATATTGGGCGTTCTTCTGCACTGGCTCGGCGGTCTGGCCGCTGGCAGCTTCTACGTTCCTTTTCGCAAAGTAAAAGGCTGGTCATGGGAGACGTACTGGCTGGTCGCCGGAGTGATGAGCTGGATCATTGCGCCTGTCCTGCTGGCTGGGCTGCTGACGAAGGATCTGTTCGCAGTTCTGCATGAAGCGCCAGGCGCGACAATCTGGTGGGCCTATTTTTTCGGCGCGCTCTGGGGACTCGGCGGACTGACCTTCGGGCTGGCTATGCGCTATCTCGGGCTTTCGCTGGGCATGGCGGTAGCGCTGGGATATACCGCCGTCTTCGGGACGCTCATCCCGCCGATCTTTCGCGGACAGTTTCACGCGCTGCTGGAGCAGAGATCGGGAATCGTGATTCTGATCGGAATCGGCATCTGCATGCTGGGAATTCTGTTTGCCGGAGCAGCAGGGGTCTCAAAGGACCGGGAACTTTCGCCGGAGCAGCAGAAAGCGGACGTACCGGAATTTAACCTGAAGCTGGGGTTGGCAGTTGCCACATTCGCAGGCATCATGAGCGCGTGTTTCGCTTTCGGATTAGCTGCCGGCGATCCGATTAAACTGCTCACATTGCAGCATGGCACATCCATCATGTGGCAGGGGCTGCCGGTACTGATCGTTGTGCTGGCCGGTGGCTTTACGACGAACTGCATATGGTGCGCCGCACTCAGTCTTCGCAATCGGACATACGGCGAATATCTGCAGGTGCCAGTAGGCAGGACGCAGACCGCGTCTATTTTTAAGAATTATCTATTTTCTGCAATCGCCGGATTTACCTGGTATTTACAGTTTTTCTTCTACACGATGGGCGAGACGCAGATGGGCAAGAAATATGGCTTCTCAAGTTGGACTCTGCATATGGCGAGCATCATCATCTTCAGCACGCTGTGGGGAATTGCTCTGCATGAGTGGCGAGGTGTCGGGCGACGGACGAAAGTGCTGGTCTTTCTGACGCTGCTGGTGCTGGTCTCTTCCACGGCCGTGGTCGGTTATGGAAATCTTCTGAGTACGCGCTAG
- a CDS encoding glutathione peroxidase, with amino-acid sequence MRKLALLCLSLGLAAAALIPAIHAADAKSIYDFTLKSIDGQPTPLSAYHGKVVLLVNVASRCGFTPQYTALESTYEKYKSRGLVIVGIPANNFAGQEPGTNEEIKTFCTKKYNVSFPMMSKVSVKGDDKTPLYQFLTSKSADPKLGGEIQWNFTKFLFDRNGNPVARFEPAVTPDSPEVAAAIESALSR; translated from the coding sequence ATGCGCAAACTCGCCCTTCTCTGCCTGTCTCTTGGCCTCGCCGCTGCCGCACTCATCCCAGCGATTCACGCTGCGGACGCCAAGTCCATCTACGACTTCACGCTCAAATCCATTGACGGCCAGCCCACGCCGCTTTCCGCGTATCACGGCAAGGTCGTACTGCTGGTGAATGTGGCCAGCCGCTGCGGATTTACGCCGCAATACACCGCACTCGAATCCACCTACGAAAAGTACAAGAGCCGCGGCTTGGTTATTGTCGGCATTCCAGCCAACAACTTTGCCGGACAGGAACCTGGCACCAACGAAGAGATCAAAACTTTCTGCACGAAGAAGTACAACGTCTCTTTTCCGATGATGTCCAAGGTTTCCGTCAAAGGCGACGACAAGACGCCGCTCTATCAGTTCCTCACCAGCAAGTCCGCAGACCCCAAGCTTGGTGGCGAAATTCAGTGGAACTTCACCAAGTTTCTCTTCGACCGGAACGGCAATCCAGTAGCCCGGTTTGAGCCTGCCGTCACGCCCGATTCGCCTGAAGTTGCAGCCGCAATCGAATCGGCACTCAGCCGCTAA
- a CDS encoding MogA/MoaB family molybdenum cofactor biosynthesis protein codes for MAGFAVVTISDRCSAGLQVDATGPAVVRLLSQQWPGANPPGTIGRGLVPDNEDAIVTLLGELCHQEYELILTAGGTGLGPRDVTPEATRRVIDREVPGLAEAMRAGSAPGYRFAWLSRAVAGLKGKTLIVNLPGSERGAVENLSVILPLLPHALDVAAGGALHPKD; via the coding sequence ATGGCTGGATTTGCGGTGGTAACTATTTCGGATCGGTGCTCGGCTGGGTTGCAGGTGGATGCGACCGGCCCTGCGGTTGTACGCCTGCTTTCGCAGCAGTGGCCGGGAGCGAATCCTCCTGGAACGATTGGGCGTGGGCTGGTGCCGGATAACGAGGACGCAATCGTGACTCTGCTGGGCGAGCTTTGCCATCAGGAATATGAGCTGATTCTGACCGCTGGCGGAACGGGGCTTGGGCCTAGGGACGTAACTCCGGAGGCGACGCGGCGGGTGATTGATCGCGAGGTTCCCGGTCTGGCGGAGGCGATGCGTGCCGGTAGTGCGCCGGGTTATCGTTTTGCATGGCTCAGCCGGGCGGTCGCTGGATTGAAGGGCAAAACTCTGATTGTGAATCTGCCGGGTAGCGAGCGGGGTGCGGTTGAAAATCTTTCCGTTATTCTGCCATTGCTGCCTCATGCGCTGGACGTGGCGGCTGGTGGTGCGCTGCATCCGAAGGATTAG